In Entomomonas moraniae, one DNA window encodes the following:
- the fmt gene encoding methionyl-tRNA formyltransferase translates to MNKPLRIIFAGTPEFAAIHLAKIIQQNLHKLVCVYTQPDRPAGRGKKLMASPVKELALQHNIPVFQPATLKTEEEQKQLASLQADLMVVVAYGLILPQAVLDIPTLGCINSHASLLPRWRGAAPIQRAIQAGDKETGITVMQMEAGLDTGPMLLKATIAITEQDNGGSLHDRLAELGATTVIKAIDGLANKKLTPEKQDDSVACYAHKLNKEEAEINWQLAATDLSNTVRAFNPWPICYSFIDGVQLKVLEAHVEDRSGKAGEIINISKEGLIVTCGKQALCITKLQLPNSKPLPFWDVYNGHKELFTPHRILGK, encoded by the coding sequence ATGAATAAACCGTTACGTATCATTTTTGCTGGCACGCCTGAGTTTGCTGCCATACATCTGGCAAAGATCATTCAACAAAATCTTCATAAATTGGTTTGTGTTTACACGCAACCTGATCGCCCTGCTGGCCGTGGCAAAAAACTCATGGCAAGCCCTGTTAAAGAACTAGCGTTACAGCACAATATACCTGTATTTCAACCTGCAACCCTTAAGACTGAAGAAGAACAAAAACAATTAGCTTCCTTACAAGCAGACCTTATGGTCGTCGTTGCTTACGGCCTCATTTTACCTCAAGCAGTTTTAGATATACCTACATTAGGATGTATCAACAGCCATGCATCACTTCTTCCCCGCTGGCGTGGAGCAGCGCCCATTCAACGAGCAATTCAAGCGGGTGATAAAGAAACAGGTATTACTGTCATGCAAATGGAAGCAGGACTCGATACAGGGCCGATGCTATTAAAAGCAACAATCGCCATTACAGAACAAGATAATGGTGGTAGTTTGCATGATCGCCTTGCTGAGTTGGGGGCAACAACTGTCATTAAAGCAATTGATGGCCTCGCAAACAAAAAGCTAACCCCAGAAAAACAAGATGATAGCGTTGCTTGTTATGCCCATAAATTAAATAAAGAAGAAGCTGAAATTAATTGGCAGTTAGCAGCTACCGACCTATCTAATACAGTAAGAGCATTCAACCCTTGGCCCATCTGTTATAGTTTTATTGATGGCGTGCAATTAAAAGTATTAGAGGCGCATGTTGAGGACAGATCAGGCAAAGCGGGTGAAATAATCAATATTTCAAAAGAAGGTCTCATTGTAACCTGTGGAAAACAGGCACTATGCATTACCAAGTTACAACTCCCTAACAGTAAACCACTCCCCTTTTGGGATGTTTATAATGGCCATAAAGAGTTGTTTACGCCTCATCGGATACTCGGCAAATGA
- the def gene encoding peptide deformylase, protein MSILTILEFPDPRLRKIATPIDKVDADLQQQIDDMFETMYEAPGIGLAATQVNFHKQLIVIDISEDRTQPLVFINPKIEILSEEPHVYKEGCLSVPGFYEDIIRPEGVKVNALNRYGEAFEMTCEGLLAVCIQHEMDHLSGKLFVDYLSTLKRNRIAHKLEKQHKQDQKAVK, encoded by the coding sequence ATGTCAATTTTAACCATACTTGAATTTCCAGACCCTCGTTTACGTAAAATTGCGACACCTATTGACAAGGTGGATGCAGATCTTCAACAACAAATTGACGACATGTTTGAAACCATGTATGAAGCACCTGGAATAGGCCTTGCTGCAACACAAGTCAATTTTCATAAACAGCTCATTGTAATCGATATTAGTGAAGATCGTACACAACCACTGGTATTTATTAATCCTAAAATTGAAATTTTGTCAGAAGAGCCTCACGTTTACAAAGAAGGTTGCCTCTCAGTCCCAGGCTTTTATGAAGATATCATTCGGCCTGAAGGAGTAAAGGTAAATGCTCTAAATCGTTATGGTGAAGCTTTTGAGATGACTTGCGAAGGGCTTCTTGCCGTATGTATCCAACATGAAATGGATCACTTAAGTGGCAAACTGTTTGTTGATTATTTATCTACTCTCAAACGCAACCGTATTGCTCATAAGCTTGAAAAGCAACATAAACAAGACCAAAAGGCTGTTAAATAA
- a CDS encoding LysM peptidoglycan-binding domain-containing protein has protein sequence MRKLLLALSLLAFSTLLQAQQVELKENHPTTYTVVKGDTLWDISGRFLKQPWHWKEIWQVNPNIKDPNLIYPGDTLTLTYVNGKPRVSLKRGLSRGTVKLSPSIRVEPTSDAIPTIPLQAVNSFLLRNRVLSSTKELNTKPYIVGGESGSVVSGAGNRVYARGKLPEGETGFGIFRQAKEFRDPKTNELLGVNADEIGSATLITKQGEVSTLQLVRTNQEVRNGDRVLPTEERNISATFQPSSPKTLINAEIVDVPRGVTQVGRSDVVLINKGARDGIEVGNVLSIYRLGETVKDQVEGGDVKLPDEEAGLLMVFRTYDKLSYGIVLSASRPLSVGDKLKNPQ, from the coding sequence ATGAGGAAATTACTACTCGCCCTTAGTTTACTAGCCTTTAGTACACTGTTACAAGCTCAACAAGTCGAGTTAAAAGAAAATCATCCTACGACATATACGGTTGTAAAAGGTGATACTTTATGGGATATTTCAGGACGTTTTCTGAAACAACCGTGGCATTGGAAAGAAATTTGGCAAGTAAACCCAAATATCAAAGATCCTAATCTAATTTATCCAGGTGATACACTGACATTAACTTATGTTAATGGTAAACCTCGTGTAAGCTTAAAGCGTGGGTTGTCTAGAGGAACAGTGAAGTTATCACCTTCTATTCGTGTAGAGCCAACATCAGATGCTATTCCAACGATTCCTTTACAAGCAGTTAATTCTTTCTTATTACGTAACAGGGTGTTATCAAGCACCAAAGAATTAAACACAAAACCCTATATTGTAGGTGGCGAGTCTGGTAGTGTAGTGAGTGGTGCAGGAAATAGAGTCTATGCACGTGGCAAATTACCAGAGGGTGAAACAGGTTTTGGCATTTTCCGTCAAGCTAAAGAATTTAGAGACCCTAAAACCAATGAGTTATTAGGAGTTAACGCGGATGAAATCGGTTCTGCAACATTAATAACCAAACAAGGCGAAGTCTCAACATTACAACTTGTTCGTACAAACCAAGAAGTACGTAACGGCGACCGTGTATTACCTACAGAAGAGCGTAATATTTCAGCGACTTTCCAACCTAGCTCTCCAAAGACATTAATCAATGCTGAAATCGTTGATGTACCTAGAGGTGTAACACAAGTAGGTCGTTCTGATGTGGTACTTATCAATAAAGGTGCACGTGACGGCATTGAAGTGGGTAACGTATTATCTATTTATCGCTTAGGTGAAACTGTGAAAGATCAGGTTGAAGGTGGTGATGTTAAATTACCTGATGAAGAAGCAGGCCTTTTAATGGTTTTTCGTACATATGATAAATTAAGTTATGGTATTGTTTTATCAGCAAGCAGACCTTTAAGTGTGGGTGATAAGTTAAAAAACCCACAATAA
- the dprA gene encoding DNA-processing protein DprA: MNDLSAQELKARLILHNLPTIGGKRFFQLVNHYESADIALHSQTKWQQAGLPNSSISVDHKQAKEQAEQTLHWLELENQQLIFWDSPHYPALLKEISDFPPILYAKGNISLLEKPQLAIVGSRHASKPGLDTAYQFAKKLAEGGFVITSGLALGIDGAAHSGALASRGETIAVLGCGLQHMYPKSHHKLAQDIIENNGTLISEFPLNTAPQASNFPRRNRIISGLSLGTLVVEASLSSGSLITAKLAAEQGREVFAIPGSIHYAGIKGCHQLIREGATLVESIDHILDALQGWKNIDVKSPLDTQQSFFDSIPDSLLLKTLKAAPQSSESLAMSLDMPFDKVLIELTDLELEGFISCEAGIWYIRHTSE, from the coding sequence ATGAATGACTTATCTGCACAAGAATTAAAGGCACGCTTGATTTTACATAATTTACCTACGATTGGTGGGAAGCGCTTTTTCCAGTTAGTGAATCATTATGAATCGGCAGATATAGCTCTGCACTCACAAACAAAATGGCAACAGGCAGGATTACCTAATAGCAGCATTAGTGTGGATCATAAACAAGCAAAAGAGCAAGCCGAACAAACATTGCATTGGCTAGAATTAGAGAATCAACAGTTAATTTTTTGGGATTCTCCTCATTACCCTGCATTATTAAAAGAAATCAGTGATTTTCCTCCTATACTTTATGCCAAGGGGAATATTAGTTTATTGGAAAAACCTCAATTAGCTATTGTAGGGAGTCGTCATGCCAGTAAACCTGGACTAGACACCGCCTATCAGTTTGCTAAAAAGTTAGCAGAAGGCGGGTTTGTTATTACCAGTGGTTTGGCGCTAGGTATTGATGGTGCTGCTCATTCTGGCGCATTAGCTAGTCGTGGTGAGACGATTGCGGTGCTAGGCTGTGGATTGCAGCATATGTACCCTAAGAGTCACCATAAGCTCGCACAAGATATTATTGAAAATAATGGTACTTTGATTTCTGAGTTTCCTTTAAATACAGCACCTCAAGCTTCTAATTTTCCGAGAAGAAATAGAATTATTAGTGGTTTGTCGTTAGGAACATTGGTTGTGGAAGCATCATTATCCAGTGGTTCTCTAATTACAGCGAAGCTAGCCGCAGAACAAGGAAGAGAAGTTTTTGCAATTCCTGGCTCTATCCATTATGCGGGCATCAAAGGATGCCACCAGTTAATTAGAGAGGGTGCTACTCTGGTGGAAAGTATTGATCATATTTTAGATGCATTACAAGGATGGAAAAATATTGATGTGAAATCTCCATTGGATACACAGCAATCATTTTTTGATAGTATTCCAGATAGTTTATTATTAAAAACCTTAAAGGCTGCGCCACAAAGTAGCGAGTCACTAGCTATGAGCCTTGATATGCCTTTTGACAAAGTGCTAATTGAATTAACGGATTTGGAGTTAGAAGGCTTTATTAGTTGTGAGGCAGGTATTTGGTATATACGCCATACCAGTGAGTAA
- the rnz gene encoding ribonuclease Z — translation MELFFLGTGSGLPSNERNVSCCVLNLMKERKALWVFDCGEGTQHQFLKTPLKIPKIEKIFITHLHGDHLFGLPGLLSSRSFDHQATPLTVYGPKGIKEYLTVVMNISASRVSYQLEIKEIEEGVIFEDEQFIVSCLPLTHRIESYGFRVVEKDKPGALNTKLLAKLKVPEGPHLKQLKEGKEVELADGRILQGKDFITSPLKGKVVAIFGDTVPTKTAIVLANNADVMVHEATFEDALEELAEKYGHSTTTQVAKIAKKANVKKLIITHISSRHSEQSHKQLLDECRKLFKETEIANDFSHFMI, via the coding sequence GTGGAACTATTTTTTTTAGGTACTGGTTCAGGCTTACCTTCAAATGAGCGTAATGTCTCCTGTTGTGTACTTAACTTAATGAAAGAGCGAAAAGCTCTTTGGGTATTTGACTGTGGAGAAGGTACTCAGCATCAGTTTTTAAAAACACCGTTGAAGATTCCGAAAATAGAAAAGATTTTTATTACACATTTACATGGCGATCATTTATTTGGACTGCCAGGACTTTTAAGTTCAAGATCTTTCGATCATCAAGCGACACCTCTTACTGTTTATGGACCAAAAGGGATTAAAGAGTATTTAACGGTGGTGATGAATATTTCTGCGTCACGCGTATCTTATCAACTAGAGATTAAAGAAATTGAGGAGGGGGTTATTTTTGAGGATGAACAATTTATAGTGTCTTGTTTGCCACTGACCCATCGTATAGAAAGCTATGGCTTTAGAGTGGTAGAAAAAGATAAACCAGGTGCACTCAACACTAAATTACTGGCTAAATTAAAAGTGCCAGAAGGGCCCCATTTAAAACAATTGAAAGAGGGAAAAGAAGTCGAGTTGGCAGACGGGCGTATTTTGCAAGGTAAAGATTTTATAACCTCTCCTTTAAAAGGAAAAGTGGTTGCTATTTTTGGCGATACGGTTCCTACTAAAACAGCGATAGTTCTTGCAAACAATGCAGATGTGATGGTGCATGAGGCGACGTTTGAAGACGCTTTAGAAGAGTTAGCCGAGAAGTATGGGCACTCAACAACGACACAAGTAGCAAAAATTGCGAAGAAAGCGAATGTGAAAAAACTTATTATTACCCATATTAGCTCTCGCCACTCTGAACAAAGCCATAAGCAATTATTGGATGAATGTCGTAAGCTGTTTAAAGAAACTGAAATAGCAAATGATTTTAGCCATTTTATGATTTGA
- a CDS encoding acetoin reductase produces the protein MTKKVAVITGSGDGLGKGIAKRLAEDGFRVVLSDINVTTLQKTEQEFKQLGFDVTSFLGDVSKQIDQQNLVNHAVNAFGQVDVFINNAGIEEVAPILELTPDDLERILNINVKSVIYGTQAAAKQMIKQGSGGKIINACSIAGHESYELLGSYCASKHAVRSITHTSAKELAQHKITVNAYCPGVAPTKMWDRIDAGMVKYMGLKPGEALKKFSSGILLGRMQQPDDIANLVSFLASPNADYITGQAIISDGGIVFR, from the coding sequence ATGACTAAGAAAGTAGCTGTAATTACAGGTTCAGGAGATGGGTTAGGCAAAGGCATCGCTAAACGTTTAGCTGAAGATGGTTTTAGAGTAGTTCTTTCCGATATTAATGTCACCACTCTTCAAAAGACTGAGCAAGAGTTTAAACAATTAGGATTTGATGTAACCAGCTTTTTAGGCGATGTTTCTAAACAAATAGACCAGCAAAATTTAGTCAATCATGCTGTCAATGCTTTTGGTCAAGTTGATGTTTTCATTAATAATGCAGGAATTGAAGAAGTTGCTCCTATACTTGAACTCACACCCGATGACTTAGAAAGAATTTTAAATATTAATGTAAAAAGCGTCATCTATGGTACACAAGCAGCAGCTAAACAAATGATTAAACAAGGCTCTGGTGGAAAAATCATAAACGCATGCAGCATTGCAGGGCATGAGTCTTATGAGCTACTTGGCTCTTACTGTGCTTCAAAACATGCTGTACGTTCTATTACCCACACATCTGCTAAAGAGCTTGCTCAACATAAAATCACAGTAAATGCGTATTGCCCAGGTGTTGCGCCCACTAAGATGTGGGATCGTATTGATGCAGGCATGGTTAAATACATGGGGTTAAAACCCGGTGAAGCACTTAAGAAATTCTCATCTGGCATTTTACTAGGTAGAATGCAACAACCTGATGATATTGCTAACCTTGTCTCGTTCTTAGCATCTCCCAATGCAGATTATATTACAGGCCAAGCTATCATCAGCGATGGCGGTATTGTTTTCCGTTAA
- a CDS encoding cupin domain-containing protein: MNRLTLCFIRNIIIGLLISTFTLPILAKTIETPGGPPQTTTEVILKTTKSWDNVPYKNYPIGNPELIVMTYHIPAHSALPWHKHFVPNAAYVASGILTVEEKDGSKKVFTKGQVVPEMVGPIHRGVTGNEPVELVVFYASSDQSKITEKVDN; the protein is encoded by the coding sequence ATGAATCGCCTGACATTATGCTTCATTAGAAACATTATTATTGGCCTACTGATCTCTACCTTTACACTGCCAATTTTAGCTAAAACAATTGAGACACCTGGAGGTCCGCCTCAAACTACCACTGAAGTAATTTTGAAAACAACAAAATCATGGGATAACGTTCCTTATAAAAATTACCCAATAGGAAACCCAGAACTCATTGTAATGACCTATCATATTCCCGCACATTCTGCTTTACCCTGGCATAAACATTTTGTTCCTAACGCAGCTTATGTAGCTTCTGGTATATTAACCGTAGAAGAAAAAGATGGTAGTAAAAAAGTATTTACTAAGGGACAAGTCGTACCTGAAATGGTAGGGCCCATTCATCGTGGTGTAACAGGAAATGAACCTGTTGAGCTTGTTGTATTTTATGCATCAAGTGACCAATCAAAAATCACAGAGAAAGTGGATAATTAA
- the uraD gene encoding 2-oxo-4-hydroxy-4-carboxy-5-ureidoimidazoline decarboxylase yields MKLRQLFVGVFLCLSFSMGANANVSNKAPYRFQDINKMSETDYVTTFTPLFNNAPWVVKESSQKRPFTGFVNMYETMVIIIKNSDHDTQLSLIKTHPRLACKSLRAKNIAAHSLSEQSGSGLNVCTEEEAQRLQMLNDKYHEKFGYDFLLAIKGYDKQAIFVELEDRFNNDPNTEFNVAMQQFYKILLMRMLDSVK; encoded by the coding sequence ATGAAATTAAGGCAATTATTTGTAGGGGTTTTTCTTTGTTTATCTTTTTCTATGGGAGCCAATGCAAACGTGAGTAATAAGGCACCTTATCGTTTTCAAGATATTAATAAAATGAGTGAAACGGACTATGTAACAACGTTTACACCTCTATTTAATAATGCCCCTTGGGTTGTGAAAGAATCTAGCCAAAAGCGCCCATTTACAGGATTTGTTAATATGTATGAAACCATGGTTATTATTATAAAAAATAGCGACCATGACACACAGTTATCATTAATCAAAACACACCCACGCTTAGCTTGTAAGAGTTTACGTGCTAAAAATATTGCTGCACACTCCCTTTCAGAACAATCTGGTTCTGGTCTAAATGTATGTACAGAAGAGGAAGCACAACGCTTACAAATGCTTAATGACAAGTACCATGAAAAATTTGGTTATGATTTTTTACTTGCCATTAAGGGGTATGATAAACAAGCAATTTTTGTGGAGTTAGAAGATAGATTTAATAATGATCCTAACACAGAGTTTAATGTAGCTATGCAACAGTTTTATAAAATTTTATTAATGCGTATGCTAGATTCCGTAAAATAA
- the kch gene encoding voltage-gated potassium channel protein, translated as MANNILKHPRINLLINIVLSLLIAINGFYLIFPVLINALFLLPDKFETFNSWENTLSVFDLFEIPQFALGCALIFAAIGLTMRTRAAWFFSLIILFFTCTYASLTTIQSHWLMPYSFTLILVLILRFKFYNKHSIIAGSYFALTGMILLLFYAVFGVLYMGSQFKPALTDMPSAFYFSLVTMSTVGYGDIVPYTQDARFFTLTVIILGITFFTASLSGVISFVTDGGFKQIIHSRRIQNMRNNHYIIAGASPLAISLYQGLKDRKMVVTVIVNKESAHTFPADTDIVIGDPSNTECLLKAGANKAKYILALRNDDSDNVFIILAAKEVIGEQTKIISLVNSSSNLQKIKRVQPDMLFSLQLLGSELLIRTLNNDPIDNKLVTDLFFGHIDT; from the coding sequence ATGGCTAATAATATATTAAAACATCCTCGAATTAACTTGCTCATTAATATTGTGCTTAGTTTATTAATCGCTATTAATGGTTTTTATTTAATATTTCCTGTTTTAATTAACGCCCTGTTTCTTTTACCTGATAAATTCGAAACATTTAATTCGTGGGAAAACACCTTATCTGTATTTGATCTTTTTGAGATACCCCAATTTGCATTAGGCTGCGCTCTTATTTTTGCGGCGATAGGGCTCACGATGCGTACTCGTGCCGCATGGTTTTTTTCACTTATTATACTTTTTTTTACGTGTACCTATGCATCATTAACCACCATACAAAGCCATTGGTTAATGCCCTATTCTTTTACCCTTATTTTAGTACTCATACTAAGGTTCAAATTTTATAATAAGCATAGCATTATTGCTGGTAGCTACTTTGCCTTAACGGGGATGATCTTACTGCTTTTTTACGCCGTATTCGGTGTTTTATACATGGGTTCACAATTTAAACCCGCATTAACCGATATGCCAAGTGCATTTTATTTTTCCCTCGTGACAATGTCGACAGTGGGCTATGGTGACATTGTTCCTTATACCCAAGATGCTCGCTTCTTCACCCTTACGGTCATTATTCTTGGTATTACATTCTTTACTGCATCTCTCAGTGGTGTCATCAGCTTTGTCACCGATGGGGGATTCAAACAAATTATTCATAGTAGAAGGATTCAAAATATGCGGAATAATCACTACATTATTGCAGGTGCATCACCGCTAGCAATCAGCTTGTATCAAGGACTTAAAGATCGAAAAATGGTGGTGACTGTTATCGTCAACAAAGAGTCTGCCCATACTTTCCCTGCCGATACAGATATCGTCATCGGTGATCCTTCTAATACAGAATGTCTACTAAAAGCTGGCGCTAATAAAGCGAAATATATTCTTGCGCTTCGTAATGATGACTCTGATAATGTATTTATAATATTAGCGGCTAAAGAAGTCATCGGGGAACAAACAAAAATTATTTCTCTAGTAAACTCAAGTAGTAATTTACAGAAAATCAAACGTGTCCAACCAGATATGCTATTTTCGCTACAACTTTTGGGAAGTGAGTTACTTATTCGTACACTAAACAATGATCCCATCGATAATAAACTCGTAACAGATCTATTTTTTGGCCATATTGATACATAA
- a CDS encoding alpha/beta hydrolase — MLEPLIIEPQNQADSAVIWLHGLGSNKYDFQSVAEQLQQQILPNTRFILPQAPNQPVSLNMGMTMPSWYDIISLSSPREISVPQLQRSAESVIKLIDAQRKQGIALNRIILAGFSQGGAVVMHTAYIAYLENVGGVMALSTYAPTFNEDTVFVDGKLAIPSLHLHGTDDNVVDISLGKAAYTFLLDHGVNASWHTYSMMHEVCNKELSDIATWLQERLIKQQK; from the coding sequence ATGCTAGAACCGCTAATTATCGAACCACAAAATCAGGCCGATTCAGCAGTTATCTGGTTACATGGATTGGGATCTAATAAATATGATTTCCAATCTGTTGCTGAGCAGTTACAACAACAAATATTACCTAATACTCGCTTTATACTTCCTCAAGCTCCTAATCAGCCTGTTAGCTTAAACATGGGGATGACCATGCCCTCATGGTACGACATTATTAGCCTATCATCCCCACGTGAAATCAGTGTGCCACAGCTTCAGCGATCTGCTGAATCAGTTATTAAATTAATAGACGCACAACGTAAACAAGGTATCGCATTAAATCGTATTATTCTTGCCGGCTTCTCCCAGGGCGGTGCCGTTGTTATGCACACTGCTTATATAGCATACCTTGAAAATGTTGGCGGGGTAATGGCCTTATCAACCTATGCGCCCACTTTTAATGAAGATACTGTTTTTGTTGATGGCAAACTAGCAATTCCTTCCCTGCATTTGCACGGAACAGATGATAATGTTGTTGATATTAGTTTAGGAAAAGCAGCCTATACCTTTTTGTTAGATCATGGCGTTAATGCATCATGGCATACTTACTCAATGATGCATGAGGTATGCAATAAAGAGTTATCTGATATTGCAACATGGTTGCAAGAGCGCCTTATTAAACAACAAAAATAA
- a CDS encoding YgdI/YgdR family lipoprotein: MKLKVLFALVFAGFFGVLAGCATPSVITLKDGRQIQTTDTPKLDADAGFYRFQQLDGKDSSINKDDVLTIKEL, translated from the coding sequence ATGAAGCTTAAAGTATTATTTGCGTTAGTGTTTGCAGGTTTTTTTGGTGTTTTAGCAGGCTGTGCGACCCCATCAGTCATTACTTTAAAAGATGGCCGTCAAATTCAAACAACAGATACACCTAAGTTAGATGCAGATGCTGGCTTTTATCGTTTCCAACAATTAGATGGTAAAGACAGTAGCATTAATAAAGATGATGTATTAACAATTAAAGAATTATAA
- a CDS encoding acetyl-CoA carboxylase biotin carboxylase subunit, producing MIKKILIANRGEIAVRIIRACAEMNIRSVAIFSEADRHALHVKRADEAYNIGEEPLEGYLNPQKIVDLAVKTGCDALHPGYGFLSENPELARCCQAAGIRFIGPSPEVIHLMGDKTQARNTMIKAGVPCTPGTDGNLKDLDEALHEAEQVGYPIMLKATSGGGGRGIRRCDNPDELKQNYSRVISEATKAFGSAEVFLEKCILNPCHIEVQILADSHGNVIHLYERDCSIQRRNQKLIEIAPSPQLTEAQRQYIGGLAVRAAQAVGYENAGTIEFLLSDNNFYFMEMNTRVQVEHTITEEITGIDIVREQINIAAGKSLSIKQEDIRFKGYALQFRINAEDPKNNFLPTFGRITHYYAPGGPGVRVDTAIYTGYNIPPYYDSMCLKLVVRALTWEEAINRGSRALDDMRLQGIKTTANYYQEILKHADFRSGRFNTSFVDSHPELVDYSTKRRPEELALAISAAIAAYTGL from the coding sequence GTGATTAAAAAAATATTGATAGCCAATCGAGGGGAAATTGCTGTTCGAATTATCCGCGCTTGTGCTGAAATGAATATTCGATCGGTTGCTATTTTTAGTGAGGCTGATCGACATGCACTGCATGTTAAACGGGCTGATGAGGCTTACAATATTGGGGAAGAACCACTTGAAGGCTATCTAAATCCACAAAAGATCGTTGATTTAGCCGTTAAAACAGGTTGTGATGCTTTGCATCCAGGGTATGGTTTTTTATCTGAAAACCCTGAATTAGCAAGATGTTGCCAAGCAGCAGGTATTCGTTTTATTGGCCCCTCTCCAGAAGTTATTCATCTGATGGGAGATAAAACCCAAGCCAGAAATACCATGATTAAAGCAGGTGTTCCCTGTACACCAGGGACTGATGGAAATTTAAAAGACCTTGATGAAGCGCTTCACGAAGCTGAACAAGTAGGTTACCCTATTATGTTAAAAGCTACCTCGGGTGGTGGCGGGCGCGGTATTCGCCGCTGTGATAATCCTGATGAGTTAAAACAAAACTACTCACGTGTGATTTCTGAGGCTACTAAAGCTTTTGGTAGTGCTGAAGTCTTTTTAGAAAAATGTATTCTTAATCCTTGTCATATTGAGGTACAAATTCTAGCCGATAGTCATGGTAACGTGATTCATTTATATGAGCGTGATTGTTCGATCCAGCGTCGTAACCAAAAGCTGATTGAAATAGCACCTAGTCCACAGCTAACAGAAGCACAACGGCAATATATTGGTGGTTTGGCTGTCCGTGCTGCGCAAGCTGTGGGTTATGAGAACGCTGGAACCATTGAGTTTTTATTATCTGATAATAACTTTTACTTTATGGAAATGAATACTCGTGTTCAAGTAGAACATACCATTACAGAAGAAATCACAGGTATTGATATTGTTCGAGAACAAATCAATATCGCAGCTGGTAAATCACTGTCTATCAAACAAGAGGATATTCGCTTTAAAGGCTATGCATTACAGTTTCGCATTAATGCAGAAGATCCCAAAAATAACTTTTTACCTACGTTTGGTCGTATTACCCACTATTATGCGCCGGGTGGGCCAGGGGTACGTGTTGATACAGCGATTTATACAGGGTACAACATTCCACCGTATTATGACTCCATGTGCTTAAAATTAGTAGTACGCGCTTTAACGTGGGAAGAGGCTATCAATAGAGGTTCTCGTGCGTTGGATGATATGCGCCTACAAGGGATTAAAACTACCGCTAACTATTACCAAGAAATTTTAAAACACGCTGATTTTAGAAGTGGTCGCTTTAATACAAGTTTTGTTGACTCCCATCCTGAGTTAGTAGATTACTCGACTAAACGCAGGCCAGAAGAGTTAGCATTGGCAATTTCTGCAGCAATTGCTGCTTATACAGGTCTATAA